The DNA window CGGATTTCAGTTCCTCGTCGCGGCGCTCGGGGTCGTCCCACGGTTCGAAGCGCGGCGGGTCCTCGACGTTGTTCTGGGGGAGGTACGAGAGCAGGCGGCGGATGTCGTCCAGCGCCTCCTCCTCGCTGTTCTCGGCGAAGTGGGCGACGCCACTCTTTCCGGTGTGGGTCGTCGCGCCGCCGAGTTCCTCGAACGTGACTTCTTCGCCCGTGACCGTCTCGATGACGTCGGGGCCGGTGATGAACATGTGGCTCGTGTCCTTCACCATGAAGATGAAATCCGTGATGGCGGGCGAGTAGACCGCACCGCCGGCGCACGGCCCCATGATGGCCGAAATCTGGGGGATGACGCCGGACGCTTGCTGGTTGCGGTGGAAGATGTCGGCGTAGCCTGCGAGCGACTCGACGCCCTCCTGAATCCGTGCACCCGCCGAATCGTTCAGGCCGATGATGGGCGCGCCGACTTCCATCGCGCGGTCCATCACCTTCGTCACCTTTTGGGCGAACACCTCACCGAGCGACCCGCCGAAGACGGTGAAGTCGTGGGCGAAGACGAACACCTTGCGGCCGTTGACCTCGCCGTAGCCCGTCACCACGCCGTCGCCGGGCACCTGTTTCTCCTCCATGCCGAAGTTGTGGCTCCGGTGGGTTCGAAGTTGGTCGAACTCGTTGAAGGTGTCGTCGTCGAGGAAGTAGTCGATGCGCTCGCGCGCCGTCATCTTCCCTCGCTCGTGTTGTTTCTCGATTCGCTCCTCTCCGCCGCCTTTCTCCGCCTCGCGGCGCTTTTCGCGTAGTTCGTCGATGCGCTCGTCCATCGTCATCGCTGAACACCCGGACGCGTTATCATTGCGCGTTTGCAGTACGAGCGAGCGCAAAAGGTTTCCGTACTACGATGAGGACAGTTCGACAGCCTACAACAGCGAGTAGAGGTTCACCGCGAGGGTGACGAGCAGAAACAGCGGGAGAACGGTCCTGACGCTCCAGAGCCACGGGACGCCGAGCGAACTGGCGAATCCCCCCGCGCCGGAGTCGAACTCGGCGAGCGCGTCAGACCCGAGGATCCATCCGGCGAAGACGAGGAATCCCGCGAGTCCGGCGGTCAGCATCAGGTTGACGAGGGTGTCCGCTACGAAGGTGAACAGGTCGGGGGTGAGCGCACAGACCGTGCCGGTGACGAGGATGACCCCCGCGAGGCTGAGCGTCGCCGTCCGCCGCGAGACGCCGTGTTCGTCTACGAGGTACGCGACGGGGATTTCGAGCATGCTGATGGAGCTCGACAGGGCGGCGAAGAGGATGGCGGCGAAGAACCCGACGGCGACGACCTCGCCGTAGGGGACTTGCGTGAACGCGCCCGCGACGGAGACGAACAGCGCGCCGGGGCCGCCGCCCGCGGAGGCGTCGGTGAGACCGCCCTGAAACGCGAACAGGAGCGGGAAGACGACGAGTCCGGCGAGGACGCCGACGGCCGTGTTCAACACGGCGATGACGCTCCCGTCGAACGGGAGGCTGTTGTCCTCGCCGAGGTAGGAGGCGTAGGTTATCATCGTCCCGACGCCGAGCGAGAGGGTGAAGAGGGCCTGTCCGGCCGCCGCCTGCAACAGTCCGATGGGGTCGTTTCGAATCGGTTCCGGGTTGAAATCGAGGAAGAACGAGAGTCCCGAACCGGCGTCGGGTTGGGTGATGGCCCACCCCGCCAGCACCGCGAGCAGGAGGATGATGAGGGGCATCATCACCTTCGTCGCCTTCTCGATGCCGCCGCGAACCCCGCCGAGGACGACCAGTGCAGTCAGCGCGAGGAACGCAACTTGGAACGCGGCAGCTTCCCAACCGAAGCTGATAGTTCCGAAGTACTCCCCCGGCGCGGCGAAGTACGACCCGGTGAAACTGGCGAGAAAGTATCGAACGATCCACCCGCCGACGACGCTGTAGAACGACAGCAAGACGAGCGCGGTGACGACGCCGAACAGACCGACGAAGCCCCACGATTTGGTGCCGGGCGCGAGTCGAGCGAGTGCGCCCGCCGGATTACGTTTCGACCGGCGGCCGATGACGAACTCCGCGAGGAGTCCGGGGACGCCGACGAGCAATACGATACACAGATAGACGACGAGGAACGCGCTTCCGCCGTACTTGGCCGTCATCCACGGAAAGCGCCAGACGTTGCCGAGGCCGACCGCGCTCCCCACCGCCGCGAGGATGAAGCCGACTCGGCTCGCCCACGATTCACGTACCATTGCTATGCACTCGCTTGCCCAGCGGTTATGAGGCTTTCGAGATTGAAAACCGTCAAAGTACGATAATCATGGTTTTCGGGCATCTGATTTGCTATTTACAATTCCGATTCGGAAGGAAATTTAACCGATACGTTACGATTCGTCGTCAGCCGAAGTAGGCCCCCGAGGAGAGTCCCGTGTAAAGTGCCTTGATACCCAAGTAGAGGGTGACGACGACTGCGATGGGGACGACGGTCCGCACCCACCACAGCCAAATCGTCTTGAACGACCCGCCCACCGAACTCCCTCGCCCGAGTTCGTCCATCGCGTCGGTGTCGGCGAACCACCCGATGAAGACGGCGAGGAGGAGCACCGCGATGGGAAGGAGGAACTTAAACACGAAGTCGTTGTAAAAGCCGAGCCAGGTCGTACCGAACGTCGCGGGGACGCCGACGAGGAAGATGAAGACGCCGGCCGCGACCGCGGTCGTCGAACGTCGGTAGCCGTAGTGCTCGGTGATGTAGGACACCGGCACTTCGAGGAGACTGATGGAACTGGAGAGGGCCGCGAACAGCAGGACGACGAAGAAGACGAAGCCGATTATCTGTCCCGCCGGAAGGTTACCGAACGCGCCTGCGAGGGCGACGAACGCCGTTCCGGCACCGCCGCTCGCGCCTTCCGCCCCGCCCGTGGCGAAGAGGATGGGGAAGACGACGAACCCGGCGAGGAGCGCGACGAGGGTGTTGACGACGACGATGGCTCCCCCGTCGGCTGGGAGACTGTCGTCTTCGCCGAGGTAGGACGCGTATGCGATCATGACGCTGAACCCGAGCGAGAGGGTGAAGAACGCCTGTCCCATCGCGGGCGGAACGATGGTACCGAAGTTGTTCGCGATGACGCCGAAGTCCGGGGAGAGGTAGTAGTTGTACCCCGCCGTGGCACCCTCGAGCGTGGTCGCCCAAGCGCCCAGTCCGACGAGGAGGACGAGAATGGCGGGAATCATGAACGTCGTGGCTCGCTCGATGCCGCCCGTGACGCCGAGCGCGACGATGCCGATGGTGATCGCCATGAAAACGGCGTGAGCGGCGACGGCGGTCGGTCCGGCGGACACCGCACCGAAATAGGTTCCGGGGTCGCCGAAGTAGCTTCCCGTGGCGCTTCCGACGATGTAGCTGAGGACCCACCCGCCGACGACGCTGTAGAACGCGAGCGTCAAGAGCGAGGAGAACAGGCCGAGTCCCCCGACGAACGACCACTGCCCGTGTCCGATTTTCCGGAACGCCTCGACCGGGTTCTGTTCCCCCCGCCGACCGATGACGAACTCGATGAGCATCGTCGGAAAGCCGATGAGCGCCACCGCCAGGAGATAGACCACGAGGAACGCCGCACCGCCGTTCGTCGCGGTCTGGAACGGGAACGACCAGATGTTCCCCAGTCCGACCGCGCTACCGACCGCGGCGAAGATGAATCCGATTCGTGACGTCCACGTCTCACGTTGTGCCATGTGTATGCTTGCCATTTTTAACTAAGTGTTATAAACGACCCGATGTATATTTCCTACATTGAAAATGGGACAATAAAGATAAGCGCGATAAAAACAGCCGTCGTCGCGCCCGCGACCTACGCCTCGCCGTACACCGGAACCGCCGCCCCGCTCGTCACGCTCGCTGCGTCGCTACAGAGGAAACAAATCATTTCCGCGATATCCTCGGGGGCGACCCATTTTTCGTGGTCCGCGTCCGGCATCATCTCGCGGTTCGCGGGCGTGTCGATGACGCTCGGCATCACGGCGTTCGCTCGGACGGTGCCGGAGTTCTCCTCCGCTATCGTCTCCGTGAGGAGACGAACTCCCGCCTTCGACGCGCGGTACGGCCCGTCTCCCTCGCCGCCTTCGAGCGAGGAGCGCGCGCTGACGC is part of the Haladaptatus paucihalophilus DX253 genome and encodes:
- a CDS encoding acyl-CoA carboxylase subunit beta, with product MDERIDELREKRREAEKGGGEERIEKQHERGKMTARERIDYFLDDDTFNEFDQLRTHRSHNFGMEEKQVPGDGVVTGYGEVNGRKVFVFAHDFTVFGGSLGEVFAQKVTKVMDRAMEVGAPIIGLNDSAGARIQEGVESLAGYADIFHRNQQASGVIPQISAIMGPCAGGAVYSPAITDFIFMVKDTSHMFITGPDVIETVTGEEVTFEELGGATTHTGKSGVAHFAENSEEEALDDIRRLLSYLPQNNVEDPPRFEPWDDPERRDEELKSVVPDEPRKPYDIQRVIEGVVDEDSFFEVQEGYAKNIVVGFGRLDGRSVGIVANQPRVNAGTLDIESSEKGSRFVRFCDSFNIPIVTFVDVPGFMPGTDQEHGGIIRHGAKLLYAYSEATVPLMTVITRKAYGGAYDVMASKHIGADVNYAWPTSEIAVMGPQGAVNVLYSSELAEADDPDARRDELIDEYREQFANPYTAADRGFVDDVIEPQDTRPRLIDDLEMLSTKRKSQPEKKHGNIPL
- a CDS encoding sodium-dependent transporter; its protein translation is MVRESWASRVGFILAAVGSAVGLGNVWRFPWMTAKYGGSAFLVVYLCIVLLVGVPGLLAEFVIGRRSKRNPAGALARLAPGTKSWGFVGLFGVVTALVLLSFYSVVGGWIVRYFLASFTGSYFAAPGEYFGTISFGWEAAAFQVAFLALTALVVLGGVRGGIEKATKVMMPLIILLLAVLAGWAITQPDAGSGLSFFLDFNPEPIRNDPIGLLQAAAGQALFTLSLGVGTMITYASYLGEDNSLPFDGSVIAVLNTAVGVLAGLVVFPLLFAFQGGLTDASAGGGPGALFVSVAGAFTQVPYGEVVAVGFFAAILFAALSSSISMLEIPVAYLVDEHGVSRRTATLSLAGVILVTGTVCALTPDLFTFVADTLVNLMLTAGLAGFLVFAGWILGSDALAEFDSGAGGFASSLGVPWLWSVRTVLPLFLLVTLAVNLYSLL
- a CDS encoding sodium-dependent transporter; translated protein: MAQRETWTSRIGFIFAAVGSAVGLGNIWSFPFQTATNGGAAFLVVYLLAVALIGFPTMLIEFVIGRRGEQNPVEAFRKIGHGQWSFVGGLGLFSSLLTLAFYSVVGGWVLSYIVGSATGSYFGDPGTYFGAVSAGPTAVAAHAVFMAITIGIVALGVTGGIERATTFMIPAILVLLVGLGAWATTLEGATAGYNYYLSPDFGVIANNFGTIVPPAMGQAFFTLSLGFSVMIAYASYLGEDDSLPADGGAIVVVNTLVALLAGFVVFPILFATGGAEGASGGAGTAFVALAGAFGNLPAGQIIGFVFFVVLLFAALSSSISLLEVPVSYITEHYGYRRSTTAVAAGVFIFLVGVPATFGTTWLGFYNDFVFKFLLPIAVLLLAVFIGWFADTDAMDELGRGSSVGGSFKTIWLWWVRTVVPIAVVVTLYLGIKALYTGLSSGAYFG